The segment CCGCTTCCGCGTCCCTGCCTCGCCGGGCGCctcacctcttccttcctcccccagccGGCTCAGTTCGGGGACGCTGCAGGAGTTCGGCGTGGGGGATGGGAGCAAGCTGACGCTGGTGCCCACCGTGGAGGCGGGCCTCATGGTAAATGGCTGAGGGCCAGcgctccccaggcccccccccaTGCCCGCTGCACCCACACTCAGGGTCTCTCCGTGTCTTTACAGTCTCAGGCCTCCAGGCCCGAACAGTCAGTCATGCAGGCTTTGGAGAGCCTCACGGAGACCCAGGTAagctgcccccggccctgccctgggctctggtctctgcagtgttggggagtcggggagtcggggtggggtgggggggtgtttgtGTTCCCAGGAGGCccgtggggagaggaggggacacaCACCCCGCCTCCGTGCCAGCTTGGCTCTGCTACCAGCTTCCTCGtccgcctccccccctccccccgccctgcacaCACCACCTGACCTTCACCGGCTGCTCTCCCACGGGGGCCGGCAGGGTGGGGGGAACCCCGCTTTctccagcctgcctgcctgcctgtctgcctacCGGGTGACCTTGGACCCCATtcctgcgggggaggggtggggggcatcccCAGTAGCCACTGCCttcccccctctgtcccccctTAGCCATTGTGGGTTCCCCAAACCTACCTTTAAATTTtatcggggtgggggggttgttggAGGGAGGGGCCAACCTGGGCAAAAACTCCTTCCGTCTTCCCCCGTGACCCCAttgtgaggggtggggagtgctccttctccttctggcctTTGTTCTCTGCCCctgaagggggagggggcgggggcgcccagCCCCAGGGCTGGCGGGGCCCAGACAGGATGTTAGGAAAATATTTAGTAACCCGCCGTGaggcgagggagggaggaaaggaggccaCGCGGGGCGGCCCACACCCGGTTCCCCGAATTTcttgcagttttatttttctgcccTTGTTgtcatcccacccccccttttgGCACCCCCCTCCCACATCTCCCTGTGGGTCTGTCCCCAGGAGGGTGCCAGAGGCCTGAGAAGTCTGTcttggtggggtgagggggggcctGCCCCAccacccaggcctccccagctgAGCCCCGAAACCTGTTAAGCGGCTTTGCTCCCTCCTCCGGCCCTggccctcgccccctccccggcaAGTAGCGTCCTGCCCTGGCTGAGGGGGGGGCCTCCCAGCACTGGGTGGTCTGCCATCAGGCTGGGGGGGGCGTGCCCTGGGGGGGGTGTCTGCACATGACTTCCTGGGGCCCCTGAGAACCCAGCTCTCCGGTTCTCTTGGAAGTGGGGGGGGGTGCTGCGGTTGTCAGGGCCCCCCCAGGGGCGGTTTTGGTTCACATCCGCCCCGGGGTGCCTGCGTCaggaggcgggaggtggggggggcccCGGGGGGGTGACTGGGCTCCCGGGACTGCTTCCCCGCCTGGCACCCAGTCATGCCCGCCCGGTTCTCTCCCCAGGCAGGAagttggcagggtgggggtggggggcaccgcAGCTGCTCTGGGAAGCCGTGGCCGGCTCCTTTCTTCAGGGGCGTTGCCGAAAGGTTCGTGGGGCGGGCAgacagggctgggggaaggggctAAGCCCTGCCTACCTCCTTTGCGTGCACCCCCTCCCATCTTCCTTCCCCTCGGCCCCCCAAAACAGAGAAGGTTCTACCAGCCACTCCCAGCGGAGAGCCGGGAGGAGGTCTGAGTCATCTGGGCCTGTGTCACTTCTCAGAAACCTCCGCCCCCCCCATCCCGGCCTCTGGGGAGTGTGCAGGGCTGGCCAGGCCCCAGAGGAGAGGCCCCGGGGCAGATGGGGGTCAGAGGCACCCCCACACACGCCTCCCCTCGGACCAGGGCTCGGGTGAGCCAGAGGGGAGAGTGGCCAGCTCGGAGGGCTGTTGAGGCCACTTGGGGGGTAGGGGAGTGCAGGCCCGTTctgatccccccaccccccctaacTGCCTCTTCCCCGCCCAGGACAGATAAATATTTATCTTGAGAAAGCAAAGGTTAGGATGAAGAATTTCTGCAGGAATTCCAGGCCCTGACCAGGCCCCGGGTGGCTTCCCTGGAGGGACCCCTTCTTTGTAGTCACAGATGACCTGGGGGGGAGGCGCCCCAAGGCAGCTGGGGGGAAAAGGTGTGAGGTAAAGGTTAAGTGTGACTAGACCCCGCCCCctgtggcctcagtttccccactcccCATACAGCACATTGGCCAGGGAGAGCCAGGGCCCATgcctcacccccactcccatctGATCCGCCTCtgtcccccccacagcccccagcgaTGCCCGGGCCGGCCCGGGCTGGCAGAGGCAGCTTCCGGAAATACCGATTCCTTTTATTTAAGCATCCATGGCGCCAAcagggagcccagagcccagagagggGCGGCGAGAGGCCCCAGGTCACACAGCGtgggggggctgggccgggccgggctgggggcacaAGGGGTCCAGGACCCCCCGGGGGCTGACCCGGCTCCTCTCCGCAGGTCAGTGATTTCCTGTCTGGCCGCTCGCCGCTGACCCTGGCCCTGCGCGTGGGGGACCACATGATGTTCGTCCAGCTCCAGCTGGCGGCCCAGCACGCCCCCATGCAGCACCGCCACGtcctggccgccgccgccgccgccgcccgcggggACCCCAGCGTGACGGCCACCCCCGTGTCCTCCCCCTGCCGGCCCATGTCCAGCGCTGCCCGTGTCCCCCCGGTGCCCACCAGCCCCGCCTCTGCTTCCCCCTCGCCTGTCACAGCTGGTACCTTTCGGTCCCACTCAGCCCCAGCCACCTGCACCGAGGTGAGTCTGGGGAGGGTGTGAGGATGGGAGGGGGTCCTCCGGGGCACTGCCCAGCTCACAGCGCCCCCCCCTCCAAACCAGCAGATGGAGTGTGCGTCTCCTGCCAGCCCTGGTGCCAGCCCGGCCGCCAGCCCCGGGAGCAGCGCCGGCCCCCGCTCCCGCAAACCCGGCGCGGTGATCGAGAGCTTCGTCAACCACGCACCGGGGGTCTTCTCAGGAACATTCTCCGGTAACTggaggggccccacccagcagcacCCCACGTTCCCTCTCTTGGGGCCGCCGcagtggtggggggcggggtggtggttgccatgcgttcatgacgccccctccccccgccaggcACACTGCACCCCAACTGCCAGGACAGCAGCGGGCGGCCCCGGCGGGACATCGGTACCATCCTGCAGATTCTCAATGACCTGCTGAGCGCCACGCGGCACTACCAGGGCATGCCCCCGTCCCTGACCCAGCTGCGCTGCCACG is part of the Sorex araneus isolate mSorAra2 chromosome 2, mSorAra2.pri, whole genome shotgun sequence genome and harbors:
- the MIDN gene encoding midnolin isoform X3, with the translated sequence MEPQPGGARSCRRGAPGGACELGRAVEGAPINLAIHSTTGTRYELSVPPDETVEGLRKRLSQRLKVPKERLALLHKDTRLSSGTLQEFGVGDGSKLTLVPTVEAGLMSQASRPEQSVMQALESLTETQVSDFLSGRSPLTLALRVGDHMMFVQLQLAAQHAPMQHRHVLAAAAAAARGDPSVTATPVSSPCRPMSSAARVPPVPTSPASASPSPVTAGTFRSHSAPATCTEQMECASPASPGASPAASPGSSAGPRSRKPGAVIESFVNHAPGVFSGTFSGTLHPNCQDSSGRPRRDIGTILQILNDLLSATRHYQGMPPSLTQLRCHAQCAPASPAPDLTPKTTSCEKLATAAAAPASLSQVRMCKPPGDRLRQTENRATRCKVERLQLLLQQKRLRRKARRDARGPYHWPPSRKTGRSDSSSSGAGASPSEAAGLGLDFEDSVWKPEVNPDIKSGFVVA
- the MIDN gene encoding midnolin isoform X1, which encodes MEPQPGGARSCRRGAPGGACELGRAVEGAPINLAIHSTTGTRYELSVPPDETVEGLRKRLSQRLKVPKERLALLHKDTRLSSGTLQEFGVGDGSKLTLVPTVEAGLMSQASRPEQSVMQALESLTETQPPAMPGPARAGRGSFRKYRFLLFKHPWRQQGAQSPERGGERPQVSDFLSGRSPLTLALRVGDHMMFVQLQLAAQHAPMQHRHVLAAAAAAARGDPSVTATPVSSPCRPMSSAARVPPVPTSPASASPSPVTAGTFRSHSAPATCTEQMECASPASPGASPAASPGSSAGPRSRKPGAVIESFVNHAPGVFSGTFSGTLHPNCQDSSGRPRRDIGTILQILNDLLSATRHYQGMPPSLTQLRCHAQCAPASPAPDLTPKTTSCEKLATAAAAPASLSQVRMCKPPGDRLRQTENRATRCKVERLQLLLQQKRLRRKARRDARGPYHWPPSRKTGRSDSSSSGAGASPSEAAGLGLDFEDSVWKPEVNPDIKSGFVVA
- the MIDN gene encoding midnolin isoform X4, whose product is MEPQPGGARSCRRGAPGGACELGRAVEGAPINLAIHSTTGTRYELSVPPDETVEGLRKRLSQRLKVPKERLALLHKDTRLSSGTLQEFGVGDGSKLTLVPTVEAGLMSQASRPEQSVMQALESLTETQVSDFLSGRSPLTLALRVGDHMMFVQLQLAAQHAPMQHRHVLAAAAAAARGDPSVTATPVSSPCRPMSSAARVPPVPTSPASASPSPVTAGTFRSHSAPATCTEMECASPASPGASPAASPGSSAGPRSRKPGAVIESFVNHAPGVFSGTFSGTLHPNCQDSSGRPRRDIGTILQILNDLLSATRHYQGMPPSLTQLRCHAQCAPASPAPDLTPKTTSCEKLATAAAAPASLSQVRMCKPPGDRLRQTENRATRCKVERLQLLLQQKRLRRKARRDARGPYHWPPSRKTGRSDSSSSGAGASPSEAAGLGLDFEDSVWKPEVNPDIKSGFVVA
- the MIDN gene encoding midnolin isoform X2, whose protein sequence is MEPQPGGARSCRRGAPGGACELGRAVEGAPINLAIHSTTGTRYELSVPPDETVEGLRKRLSQRLKVPKERLALLHKDTRLSSGTLQEFGVGDGSKLTLVPTVEAGLMSQASRPEQSVMQALESLTETQPPAMPGPARAGRGSFRKYRFLLFKHPWRQQGAQSPERGGERPQVSDFLSGRSPLTLALRVGDHMMFVQLQLAAQHAPMQHRHVLAAAAAAARGDPSVTATPVSSPCRPMSSAARVPPVPTSPASASPSPVTAGTFRSHSAPATCTEMECASPASPGASPAASPGSSAGPRSRKPGAVIESFVNHAPGVFSGTFSGTLHPNCQDSSGRPRRDIGTILQILNDLLSATRHYQGMPPSLTQLRCHAQCAPASPAPDLTPKTTSCEKLATAAAAPASLSQVRMCKPPGDRLRQTENRATRCKVERLQLLLQQKRLRRKARRDARGPYHWPPSRKTGRSDSSSSGAGASPSEAAGLGLDFEDSVWKPEVNPDIKSGFVVA